In a genomic window of Methylovirgula sp. 4M-Z18:
- a CDS encoding phasin, with amino-acid sequence MTNLPNYQIPTEMRDFAEKSVDQARKAFEGFMTAAQKAAGSAEDAASNAQTNVKGLTTKAITAAETNINAAFDLAQKLVRAKDLQEVIALQTEFAKSQMANIQAQAKEFGTIVQNAASSVTKK; translated from the coding sequence ATGACCAACCTTCCTAACTACCAGATCCCCACCGAAATGCGCGATTTCGCCGAGAAGAGCGTCGACCAAGCCCGCAAGGCTTTCGAAGGCTTCATGACCGCAGCGCAGAAGGCTGCCGGCTCGGCTGAAGACGCTGCTTCGAACGCCCAGACGAACGTGAAGGGTCTCACCACCAAGGCGATCACCGCTGCCGAGACCAACATCAACGCTGCTTTCGATCTGGCCCAGAAGCTGGTTCGCGCCAAGGACCTGCAGGAAGTTATCGCGCTGCAGACGGAATTCGCCAAGTCCCAGATGGCCAACATCCAGGCCCAGGCGAAGGAATTCGGCACGATCGTGCAGAACGCCGCCTCCTCCGTGACCAAGAAGTAA
- a CDS encoding phasin, protein MANPPKKTAPKADAVTEAAPLEVAAEQPALELAAEPAKVTQLFDVASAPVREIQENVRKATEKSVEDTRAAYARVKTVAEDATSSLEASYAAATKGIVALNTKALEAVRTNTEAAFDFAKALFGAKTVAEAINLQTEHARKTFETVTAQSKELAALAQKVATDSVEPLKTSVSKAFSAH, encoded by the coding sequence ATGGCCAATCCTCCGAAAAAGACTGCCCCGAAGGCTGACGCCGTGACGGAAGCTGCACCGCTCGAAGTGGCTGCAGAACAACCCGCCCTCGAGTTGGCTGCCGAACCTGCCAAGGTGACCCAGCTGTTCGACGTCGCTTCGGCTCCGGTGCGCGAAATCCAGGAAAACGTCCGCAAGGCGACCGAAAAGAGCGTCGAGGACACCCGCGCGGCTTACGCCCGCGTGAAGACCGTGGCGGAAGATGCGACGAGCTCGCTCGAAGCCAGCTACGCCGCCGCCACCAAGGGCATCGTTGCCCTCAACACCAAGGCGCTCGAAGCTGTCCGCACCAACACGGAAGCCGCTTTCGACTTTGCCAAGGCTCTGTTCGGCGCCAAGACGGTCGCCGAGGCGATCAACCTGCAGACCGAGCATGCTCGCAAGACCTTTGAGACTGTCACCGCACAGTCGAAGGAACTCGCAGCCCTCGCTCAGAAGGTTGCGACGGACAGTGTCGAGCCGCTGAAGACCAGCGTCTCCAAGGCTTTTTCGGCGCATTAA
- the mntR gene encoding manganese-binding transcriptional regulator MntR, translated as MPELETESVHADRFEKARSARGSAMLEDYVELIDDLVTAHGEARTTEIARRLGVAHPTAVKVITRLKQRGLATARPYRGIFLTDEGRAMAERVRARHRCVVEVLLAIGVPREAAEADAEGIEHYVSDETLKAFEKFVRK; from the coding sequence ATGCCGGAGCTGGAAACCGAATCGGTTCACGCGGACCGCTTCGAGAAAGCCCGTTCGGCCCGCGGCAGCGCGATGCTGGAAGATTATGTCGAACTGATCGACGACCTTGTCACCGCCCATGGCGAAGCCCGCACCACCGAGATCGCCCGCCGTCTGGGTGTCGCCCATCCGACCGCCGTCAAAGTCATCACCCGCTTGAAGCAAAGGGGCCTTGCCACGGCCCGCCCCTATCGCGGCATCTTCCTGACCGACGAAGGCCGCGCCATGGCCGAACGCGTCCGCGCGCGGCATCGTTGCGTCGTCGAGGTGCTCCTCGCTATCGGCGTACCGCGCGAGGCCGCGGAAGCCGACGCCGAGGGCATCGAGCATTACGTGTCGGACGAGACCCTCAAGGCGTTTGAGAAATTCGTGCGGAAGTGA
- a CDS encoding LysR family transcriptional regulator, whose product MAQRPALDLELLRTLVCIAEEASFTKAAERVGRTQSAVTLQVQKLEGLVGQSLVVRSKGGPVELTSQGRILVESARSMLKLNDEALRAVSSPDLPATVRLGTSSGYISCYLSDTLERFREAFPNALVEVTEGYSCQLTPHIRDGMFDLVLCQASSKPRNWPSTEIWRGPLRWVTSIEYPVHVQRPLPLCLTPGNCPWQPPWMDDCYWRGATLRALEQTGMPYRIVASAVALEGLYAPVAAGGAVTVTTGRRLPPGLRVVEDGEGLPSLPDDVVIVIKSRSAVQPYTDALTEIIRSTFSFD is encoded by the coding sequence ATGGCGCAGCGTCCGGCTCTCGATCTGGAACTTTTGCGCACGCTCGTTTGCATCGCCGAGGAGGCGAGTTTCACGAAAGCGGCCGAACGTGTCGGACGGACTCAATCCGCCGTCACGCTCCAGGTGCAAAAGCTTGAAGGTCTTGTCGGACAATCTCTCGTGGTTCGGTCGAAAGGCGGCCCCGTCGAGCTGACGTCGCAAGGGCGCATCCTGGTCGAAAGCGCGCGCTCAATGCTCAAGCTCAACGACGAGGCGTTGCGGGCGGTGTCTTCTCCCGACCTTCCCGCCACAGTTCGGTTGGGCACATCATCGGGTTATATTTCTTGTTACCTTTCGGACACTTTGGAGAGATTTCGTGAGGCGTTCCCGAACGCCCTCGTCGAAGTCACGGAAGGATACTCGTGTCAGCTCACACCCCACATCCGCGACGGGATGTTCGACCTTGTGCTGTGCCAGGCCAGTAGCAAACCGAGGAACTGGCCCTCGACGGAAATCTGGCGCGGTCCGCTCAGATGGGTGACCTCGATCGAGTACCCGGTGCACGTTCAGCGTCCGCTTCCGCTCTGCCTCACGCCGGGCAATTGTCCTTGGCAGCCCCCGTGGATGGACGATTGTTATTGGCGCGGCGCCACGCTCCGGGCGCTCGAGCAGACGGGGATGCCCTACCGCATCGTCGCGTCGGCGGTTGCATTGGAAGGTCTCTACGCACCGGTAGCGGCGGGCGGAGCCGTCACGGTCACCACAGGCCGACGGTTGCCACCGGGTTTGCGTGTGGTCGAGGACGGCGAAGGCCTTCCATCGCTGCCGGACGACGTCGTCATCGTGATCAAGAGCAGGAGCGCGGTCCAGCCGTACACGGACGCTCTGACGGAAATTATTCGATCAACATTCAGTTTCGATTAA
- the glcF gene encoding glycolate oxidase subunit GlcF, with product MQTNFTAQQLADPHMRESEKILRSCVHCGFCTATCPTYLLLGDELDSPRGRIYLMKDMLENGRPATREVVTHIDRCLSCLSCMTTCPSGVHYMHLVDHARAHIERTYRRPWQERLLRGLLAQILPYPNRFRLALLGAAVARPFRPLVAKIPNVGARLEAMLDLAPPSPPVRAARHEPQTLPVARVKRRVAILSGCAQEVLSPETNAAALRLLDRLGVEVVVPRGEGCCGALTHHLGREAAALAFVKRNVDAWMREIEGQGLDAILITASGCGTMVKDYGFLLRDDPAYAQKAPRVAALAQDITEFLGALSPMGEMMRRAPLPLERRAQNLTLAYHSACSMQHGQKITDLPKQLLQAAGFRVKDVPEGHICCGSAGTYNILQPEIARQLGQRKAKNILRQKPDAIAAGNIGCITQIGRAMQEGEAQVPIVHTVELLDWAYGGPEPKGLRRSTV from the coding sequence ATGCAGACGAATTTCACCGCGCAGCAATTGGCCGATCCGCATATGCGGGAATCGGAGAAGATCTTGCGCTCCTGCGTCCATTGCGGCTTCTGCACGGCGACCTGTCCGACCTATCTTTTGCTCGGCGACGAGCTTGATTCGCCGCGCGGCCGCATCTATCTGATGAAGGACATGCTGGAAAACGGCCGTCCGGCCACGCGCGAGGTGGTGACGCATATCGACCGTTGCCTGTCGTGCCTCTCGTGCATGACGACCTGTCCGTCCGGCGTGCATTACATGCATCTCGTCGATCATGCGCGCGCGCATATCGAGCGCACCTATCGGCGGCCCTGGCAGGAGCGGCTCTTGCGCGGGCTGCTCGCGCAGATCCTGCCCTATCCCAACCGCTTCCGGCTGGCGCTGCTCGGCGCCGCGGTCGCGCGGCCGTTCCGGCCGCTCGTCGCGAAGATCCCGAATGTCGGCGCGCGGCTCGAAGCGATGCTCGATCTCGCGCCGCCGAGCCCGCCTGTTCGTGCCGCACGGCACGAGCCGCAAACCTTGCCGGTGGCGCGGGTGAAGCGGCGCGTCGCTATTCTGTCGGGCTGTGCGCAGGAGGTGCTGTCGCCGGAAACCAATGCGGCTGCCCTGCGCCTGCTCGACCGGCTTGGCGTCGAAGTGGTCGTGCCGCGCGGGGAGGGCTGTTGCGGCGCGCTGACCCATCACCTGGGGCGCGAAGCGGCGGCGCTCGCCTTCGTGAAGCGCAATGTCGATGCCTGGATGCGCGAGATCGAAGGGCAGGGGCTCGATGCCATTCTCATCACCGCGTCGGGCTGCGGCACGATGGTCAAGGATTACGGCTTTCTGCTGCGCGACGATCCGGCCTATGCGCAAAAGGCGCCGCGCGTGGCGGCGCTGGCGCAGGACATCACCGAGTTCCTGGGCGCCTTGTCGCCAATGGGCGAGATGATGCGCCGCGCGCCCTTGCCGCTCGAGCGCCGGGCGCAGAATCTCACGCTTGCCTATCATTCGGCGTGTTCCATGCAGCACGGCCAGAAGATCACTGATCTGCCGAAACAGCTTTTGCAGGCGGCTGGCTTTCGCGTGAAGGACGTGCCGGAAGGGCATATCTGCTGCGGCTCGGCCGGTACCTACAATATTCTGCAGCCCGAGATTGCGCGGCAGCTCGGGCAGCGCAAGGCCAAGAACATTCTGCGGCAGAAGCCGGATGCGATCGCCGCCGGCAATATCGGCTGCATCACGCAAATCGGCCGCGCCATGCAGGAGGGCGAGGCGCAAGTGCCGATCGTTCACACGGTGGAACTGCTCGATTGGGCCTATGGCGGGCCGGAGCCGAAGGGGCTTCGTCGCAGTACAGTTTAA
- a CDS encoding FAD-binding protein encodes MTDFFPTSEAEAAAFISDCAAAGKTIRILGGGTRARLARDIAADAQLSTQNLTGVTLYEPAEMVISARSGTPVREVLALIDQHNQMLPFEPLDHRTLLATTGEPTMGGLAATNASGPRRIYAGAARDHLIGARFVNGRGEIVKSGGRVMKNVTGLDLVKVHCGAYGTLGLLTEVTFKLRPKPERVATLIYKRLDEASAIRLLGEALGSPFEITGAAYLPIGHGRDFSRALLRIEGFDASVSYRIDELRRRFAAYATPREALEGPDADRLWRAVRDVEFLSAPAEAPLWRLSVKPSDAAACVAHLRAIDGARYFYDLGGGLIWFTDPSGQNAALIRDTLAAMNGHATLVRGPDALRQAVPPFSPLPAAQEKLMRSVKHAFDPQRLINPDLMYPGL; translated from the coding sequence GTGACAGATTTTTTCCCCACCTCCGAAGCTGAGGCTGCCGCCTTCATTTCCGATTGTGCCGCAGCGGGAAAGACGATCCGCATCCTTGGCGGTGGCACGCGGGCGAGGCTCGCGCGCGACATTGCGGCCGATGCGCAGCTCTCCACGCAAAACCTCACCGGCGTCACGCTGTACGAGCCGGCCGAAATGGTGATCTCCGCCCGCAGCGGCACGCCGGTGCGCGAGGTCTTGGCGCTGATCGATCAGCACAACCAAATGCTCCCCTTCGAGCCGCTCGATCATCGCACCCTTCTCGCCACGACCGGCGAGCCGACCATGGGTGGGCTCGCGGCGACGAATGCCTCCGGCCCCAGGCGCATCTATGCCGGCGCCGCGCGCGATCACCTCATCGGTGCGCGCTTCGTGAACGGGCGCGGCGAGATCGTGAAATCGGGCGGCCGGGTGATGAAAAACGTGACGGGCCTCGATCTCGTCAAAGTCCATTGCGGTGCCTATGGCACGTTGGGGCTCCTCACCGAAGTCACGTTCAAATTGCGGCCCAAGCCCGAGCGCGTCGCGACGCTCATTTACAAGCGGCTCGATGAAGCGAGCGCGATCCGGCTGCTCGGCGAGGCGCTCGGCTCGCCGTTCGAGATCACCGGCGCCGCGTATCTGCCCATCGGCCACGGCCGCGATTTTTCGCGTGCGCTGCTGCGCATCGAAGGGTTTGACGCTTCCGTCTCCTATCGCATCGACGAATTGCGCCGCCGTTTTGCCGCTTACGCGACGCCGCGCGAGGCGCTTGAAGGGCCGGATGCCGACCGGCTCTGGCGCGCCGTGCGCGATGTGGAATTCTTGAGCGCGCCGGCCGAGGCGCCGCTCTGGCGTCTGTCGGTCAAGCCCAGCGATGCGGCCGCCTGCGTCGCGCATTTGCGCGCGATCGACGGCGCGCGCTATTTCTACGATCTCGGTGGTGGACTCATCTGGTTCACCGATCCGAGCGGACAGAATGCGGCGCTCATTCGCGACACGCTCGCGGCCATGAATGGTCATGCGACGCTGGTGCGCGGGCCCGATGCGCTGCGCCAGGCCGTGCCGCCGTTCTCACCCTTGCCGGCTGCGCAAGAGAAGCTGATGCGCAGCGTGAAACATGCGTTCGATCCGCAGCGGCTCATCAATCCCGATCTCATGTATCCAGGCCTCTAA
- a CDS encoding FAD-binding oxidoreductase → MTAIAFPAPDATILARRGEIIAGLTQLVPAECLVTSDIEMRVFETDALTAYRRMPLAVVLPRNTQEVSAILRYCNDLHVPVIPRGAGTSLSGGAIPQEDAVVIGVAKMNRILEVDTFNRFIRVEAGVTNLGVSNAIVAEGFFYAPDPSSQLACTIGGNVGMNSGGAHCLKYGVTSNNVLGVKMVLMDGEIVEVGGPGPDHPGFDLLGFIVGSEGQLGIVTEATLRILPIAEGARPVLFGFASSEIAGACVAAIIAAGIIPVAMEFMDKAAVAICEAFAGAGYPLHVEALLIIEVEGSETEMDAQLAQIIAIAQQHEVQVIRQSQSAMEAAQIWKGRKSAFGATGRVADYICMDGTVPTGQLSYVLKRTGEIVKEYGLRVANVFHAGDGNMHPLIMYNVNDPKEQEKAEAAGNDILKLCVDVGGCLTGEHGVGIEKRDLMRHQYADVDLQQQMRVRAAFDEAWLLNPAKVFPLDGRVMG, encoded by the coding sequence ATGACCGCCATCGCCTTTCCGGCTCCCGACGCCACGATCCTCGCCCGGCGCGGCGAGATCATCGCGGGCCTAACGCAGCTCGTGCCGGCCGAATGCCTGGTAACGAGCGACATTGAGATGCGCGTGTTCGAAACCGACGCGCTCACCGCCTACCGCCGCATGCCCCTGGCGGTCGTCCTGCCGCGCAACACGCAGGAGGTCAGCGCGATCTTACGCTATTGCAACGATCTGCACGTGCCGGTCATTCCGCGCGGTGCGGGCACGTCGCTGTCGGGCGGCGCGATCCCGCAAGAGGATGCGGTGGTGATCGGCGTCGCCAAGATGAATCGCATTCTCGAGGTCGATACGTTCAACCGCTTCATCCGCGTCGAAGCGGGCGTCACCAATCTCGGCGTCAGCAATGCCATTGTGGCAGAGGGCTTTTTCTACGCGCCGGATCCGTCGTCGCAACTCGCCTGCACGATCGGCGGCAATGTCGGCATGAATTCCGGCGGCGCCCATTGCCTCAAATATGGCGTGACCAGCAACAATGTGCTCGGCGTCAAAATGGTGCTGATGGATGGCGAGATCGTCGAAGTCGGCGGGCCCGGCCCCGATCACCCCGGCTTCGATCTGCTCGGCTTCATCGTCGGCTCGGAAGGCCAGTTGGGCATCGTGACCGAGGCGACATTGCGCATCCTGCCGATCGCCGAAGGGGCGCGACCGGTGCTGTTCGGCTTTGCCTCCTCGGAAATCGCCGGCGCCTGTGTCGCAGCGATTATCGCCGCCGGCATCATTCCGGTGGCCATGGAATTCATGGACAAAGCGGCCGTCGCGATCTGCGAGGCTTTCGCCGGCGCCGGCTATCCGCTGCATGTGGAGGCGCTGCTGATCATCGAGGTCGAAGGGTCCGAGACCGAGATGGACGCACAGCTCGCGCAGATCATCGCCATCGCCCAGCAGCATGAGGTGCAGGTCATCCGGCAATCGCAATCGGCGATGGAGGCGGCGCAAATCTGGAAGGGTCGCAAATCAGCCTTCGGCGCCACCGGGCGTGTCGCCGATTACATCTGCATGGATGGCACGGTCCCCACGGGGCAATTGTCCTATGTGTTGAAGCGCACCGGCGAGATCGTGAAAGAGTATGGCCTGCGCGTCGCCAATGTCTTTCACGCCGGCGACGGCAATATGCATCCGTTGATCATGTACAATGTCAACGATCCGAAAGAGCAGGAAAAGGCCGAGGCCGCGGGCAACGACATTCTGAAGCTCTGCGTCGATGTCGGCGGCTGCCTGACGGGCGAACATGGGGTCGGCATCGAGAAGCGCGATCTGATGCGGCATCAATATGCGGATGTCGATCTGCAGCAGCAGATGCGCGTGCGCGCGGCCTTTGATGAGGCCTGGCTGCTCAATCCGGCAAAAGTGTTTCCGCTTGATGGCCGGGTGATGGGATGA
- the murA gene encoding UDP-N-acetylglucosamine 1-carboxyvinyltransferase: MDRIRIVGGKELNGTIPISGAKNAALPLMIASLLTADRLTLDNVPNLADVNMLVRILGNHGVDYTINGKRAGENGTTGRTIHLTAGEIVDTLAPYELVSKMRASFWVIAPLLARMGEAKVSLPGGCAIGTRPVDLLLMVLERLGASVDIDAGYVVTKAGSGGLKGAEIEFPKVTVGGTHTALMAASLAHGKSVVHNAAREPEIVDLADCLNKMGARIRGAGTSTIEIDGVAHLSGTRHAVLPDRIEAGTYACAVAMTGGDVMLEGVRPELFQSALDAIEKAGAVVTTTNEGVRIKRNGAGISPVDVTTAPFPGFPTDLQAQFMALMTRAKGQSKITETIFENRFMHVQELARLGSHIRLDGDCAIVEGVERLKGAPVMATDLRASVSLVIAALAAEGETMVNRVYHLDRGFENLERKLGACGAQIERVSAPG; encoded by the coding sequence ATGGATCGAATTCGTATTGTTGGCGGCAAAGAACTGAATGGCACGATTCCGATTTCCGGCGCGAAAAACGCCGCGTTGCCACTGATGATCGCGAGCCTGCTCACCGCCGACCGGCTCACCCTGGACAATGTGCCAAATCTCGCCGACGTGAACATGCTGGTGCGCATTCTGGGCAATCACGGCGTCGATTATACGATCAACGGCAAGCGCGCCGGCGAGAACGGCACGACCGGCCGCACCATCCACCTCACCGCCGGCGAAATCGTCGACACGCTGGCGCCGTATGAGCTCGTCTCGAAAATGCGCGCGAGCTTCTGGGTGATCGCGCCGCTGCTCGCCCGCATGGGCGAGGCCAAAGTGTCCCTGCCGGGCGGCTGCGCCATCGGCACGCGCCCCGTGGACCTCTTGCTGATGGTGCTGGAGCGCCTGGGCGCGAGCGTCGACATCGATGCCGGCTATGTGGTGACCAAGGCGGGATCGGGCGGGCTCAAGGGCGCCGAGATCGAGTTCCCGAAAGTGACGGTCGGCGGCACGCATACGGCCCTGATGGCGGCGAGCCTCGCCCATGGCAAAAGCGTCGTGCACAATGCGGCGCGCGAGCCGGAGATCGTCGATCTCGCCGATTGCCTCAACAAAATGGGCGCGCGCATCCGCGGCGCCGGTACCTCGACGATCGAGATCGACGGCGTCGCCCATCTTTCCGGCACCCGCCACGCGGTGCTGCCCGACCGGATCGAGGCCGGCACCTATGCCTGCGCCGTCGCGATGACCGGCGGCGACGTGATGCTGGAGGGCGTGCGGCCCGAATTGTTCCAAAGCGCGCTCGATGCGATCGAAAAGGCCGGCGCGGTGGTCACGACCACCAACGAAGGCGTGCGGATCAAGCGCAACGGCGCCGGCATTTCGCCGGTCGACGTGACGACCGCGCCGTTCCCCGGCTTCCCCACCGATCTGCAGGCGCAGTTCATGGCGCTGATGACCCGCGCCAAGGGCCAGTCGAAGATCACCGAAACCATTTTCGAAAACCGCTTCATGCATGTGCAGGAGCTTGCCCGCCTCGGCTCGCATATCCGCCTCGACGGTGATTGCGCCATCGTCGAAGGCGTCGAGAGGCTGAAGGGCGCCCCGGTGATGGCGACCGATCTGCGCGCGTCTGTGTCGCTGGTGATCGCGGCCCTGGCGGCGGAAGGGGAGACGATGGTCAACCGCGTCTACCACCTCGACCGCGGCTTCGAGAATCTGGAGCGCAAGCTCGGCGCTTGTGGTGCTCAAATCGAGCGCGTGTCCGCGCCGGGTTGA